In one Mycobacteroides chelonae genomic region, the following are encoded:
- a CDS encoding acyltransferase family protein, whose product MKLGSVFDPRNNALNACRLALATEVILFHSFPLTGHVVESKAILQLLFSVGVDGFFALSGFLITASWLRNPSSRDYFIARALRILPGYYVVLAVTAFVIAPLSVAIQGGSAARLLFSSAPIEYMLKNSALIQLQFDVGGTPRDIPYPGIWNASLWSLVFEVMCYIAVAGLGLLGLASRRWTAPVILILATIAAILLPPLTFPGLWTIPQLAVRSAIMFSAGALLYQWRDVIPARWSLVSVSVVIVLASGMLPDYRVIGALPLAYAVVVSGVLIKNKRMNIQTDLSYGVYIYASPTQQFLAVAGLASLNPFVFFIVSAGATLVPAAFSWFLVEKRALALKSRLKRKHADQAATRAGPAGSDSLAPRERALSPREDS is encoded by the coding sequence ATGAAGCTCGGTTCTGTATTCGATCCGCGAAACAACGCGCTGAACGCATGTCGGCTCGCCTTGGCGACAGAGGTGATCCTTTTTCACTCGTTTCCGCTTACGGGTCACGTGGTGGAATCCAAGGCGATACTTCAACTGCTGTTTTCGGTAGGAGTTGACGGATTCTTTGCTCTTTCGGGATTTCTGATCACTGCTAGTTGGCTCCGTAATCCCAGCTCGCGCGACTACTTCATCGCGCGAGCCCTGCGCATCCTGCCCGGGTACTACGTGGTACTGGCGGTAACGGCGTTTGTCATCGCTCCGCTCAGTGTTGCGATCCAGGGCGGATCGGCCGCGAGGCTGCTGTTCTCCAGTGCGCCGATCGAATACATGTTGAAGAACAGCGCGCTGATTCAGCTCCAGTTCGACGTGGGTGGGACGCCGCGCGATATCCCGTATCCGGGAATCTGGAACGCGTCCCTGTGGTCGCTCGTATTCGAAGTGATGTGCTACATCGCCGTAGCGGGGTTGGGGCTGCTCGGGCTCGCCAGCCGTCGCTGGACCGCACCGGTGATACTGATATTGGCAACGATTGCGGCGATTCTCCTGCCGCCGCTAACCTTCCCTGGGCTATGGACAATTCCGCAGCTCGCGGTGCGCAGTGCCATCATGTTTTCCGCCGGTGCACTGCTGTATCAGTGGCGAGATGTGATTCCGGCCCGGTGGTCGCTTGTGTCGGTGAGCGTGGTGATTGTGCTGGCGTCGGGCATGTTGCCCGACTACCGCGTCATCGGTGCTCTTCCGCTTGCTTACGCCGTCGTCGTTTCGGGTGTGCTGATCAAGAACAAGCGCATGAATATCCAGACGGACCTGTCATACGGTGTCTATATCTATGCCTCGCCGACGCAGCAGTTCTTAGCTGTCGCAGGCCTCGCCAGCCTGAATCCGTTTGTTTTCTTTATTGTTTCGGCGGGTGCGACGTTGGTGCCCGCCGCATTCAGTTGGTTCCTGGTCGAGAAGCGTGCCCTCGCGCTCAAGTCGCGCCTCAAACGCAAGCATGCCGATCAGGCGGCGACGCGTGCGGGGCCCGCGGGCTCGGATAGCCTCGCGCCGCGAGAACGGGCCCTATCGCCGCGCGAGGACAGTTAG
- a CDS encoding acyltransferase family protein, with translation MSGPEGPRLARNSTLGQVFDPRNNALNAWRLILAVSVIFWHSWPLTGRTITYRPFEQLIEQVGVDGFFAISGFLITASWLRKPKLRDFAIARGLRIFPGLWVCLLIIAFVIAPISVLIQGGSVSALFSSHKPVEYVINNGLLNVYYAGVDGTPRGVPWPGVWNGSIWTLVFEMICYIAVAVLGVVGLLKRRWVVPAAFVLFLCATAYLSYPVFAATSIAQMVARFAVMFAAGALLNQYKDVIPARWSLVAVSVVIVLASGLLENYRDIAALPLAYAVIVSGSLIHNPRLNLRNDLSYGTYIYAYPVQQLLVVMGLGSLNLLLFFAIATAATVPLAAFSWFVVEKQAISLKSRLNRKRPAEVDTASAAPVERDAV, from the coding sequence GTGAGTGGGCCGGAGGGGCCGAGGCTAGCGAGAAACTCGACGCTCGGCCAGGTATTCGACCCGAGAAACAATGCGCTTAACGCATGGCGGTTGATCCTGGCGGTCAGCGTCATCTTCTGGCACTCCTGGCCGCTGACCGGTCGAACGATCACCTATCGCCCATTCGAGCAACTCATCGAGCAGGTCGGCGTCGACGGTTTCTTTGCGATATCGGGCTTTCTCATCACCGCGAGTTGGCTGCGCAAACCCAAGCTTCGTGACTTCGCGATTGCCCGTGGCCTTCGCATCTTCCCGGGGCTGTGGGTGTGTCTACTGATCATCGCGTTCGTCATAGCCCCCATCAGTGTCCTCATCCAGGGCGGCTCGGTCTCGGCGTTGTTCTCCTCGCACAAGCCGGTCGAGTACGTCATCAACAATGGTCTGCTGAACGTGTACTACGCCGGTGTCGATGGCACCCCGCGCGGTGTCCCATGGCCGGGCGTGTGGAACGGGTCAATCTGGACGCTTGTCTTCGAGATGATCTGCTACATCGCGGTGGCAGTGCTGGGCGTCGTCGGACTCCTGAAGCGGCGATGGGTTGTTCCCGCGGCCTTCGTGCTATTCCTTTGTGCCACGGCGTATCTCTCGTACCCGGTCTTCGCGGCGACTTCTATCGCGCAGATGGTGGCACGGTTCGCTGTCATGTTCGCGGCAGGAGCCCTGCTGAACCAGTACAAAGACGTCATTCCCGCGCGCTGGTCGCTCGTTGCGGTGAGCGTCGTGATCGTGCTGGCTTCCGGACTGTTGGAGAACTATCGGGATATCGCGGCTTTGCCGTTGGCGTATGCGGTCATAGTGTCGGGCTCGCTCATCCACAATCCACGACTGAACCTGCGCAACGACCTGTCCTACGGTACGTACATCTATGCCTATCCCGTGCAACAGCTACTGGTCGTCATGGGACTGGGTAGTCTGAATCTGTTGCTGTTCTTCGCTATTGCCACGGCGGCCACCGTGCCGCTAGCGGCCTTCAGTTGGTTTGTGGTGGAAAAGCAAGCGATCTCGCTGAAGTCTCGACTGAACCGAAAACGTCCCGCAGAGGTAGACACCGCGTCAGCGGCGCCGGTGGAGCGTGATGCGGTGTGA
- a CDS encoding glycosyltransferase, whose protein sequence is MKFAMASYGTRGDIEPAVAVGRELQRRGHEVRMAVPPDLIGFAESVGLSAVPYGVQVGPQLDEYRDLWMSWTRHFWRVQDLVALCQQALKLVTEQWSEMSKALVSVAEGADLLSTSVGYEEPAANVAEFYGIPLVALHTMPWRPNGQLFPALPPPVTRTAMTAYDWLTWRVTKRAEDAQRRELGLPRATSPSPRRIGQRGSLEIQAYDRICFRGLADEWAKYGERRPFVGALTMELTTAADDEVMSWIAAGPPPICFASGSIPVESPAETVEMIGSACAELGERALVCAGATDFSDVRPPEHVKVVGVVNYAAVFPVSRAIVHHGGSGTTAASLRAGVPTLILWTVGDQPFWGNQLKRMKVGASRRFSTTSRDTLVSDLREILSPDYAVRAREIAPHMSKPYESVGKAADLLEERAARV, encoded by the coding sequence ATGAAATTTGCCATGGCAAGTTATGGCACGCGCGGCGATATCGAACCTGCCGTTGCTGTCGGACGAGAACTGCAGCGCAGAGGCCATGAAGTGCGCATGGCGGTGCCGCCAGACTTGATCGGCTTCGCCGAGTCTGTCGGGCTCTCGGCAGTTCCCTATGGCGTCCAGGTGGGGCCCCAGCTCGATGAGTATCGCGACCTGTGGATGTCGTGGACCCGTCATTTTTGGAGGGTTCAGGATTTGGTTGCGTTGTGTCAGCAGGCGCTGAAACTGGTAACCGAACAGTGGTCGGAAATGAGTAAGGCCCTTGTGTCGGTGGCCGAAGGGGCGGATCTGCTGTCGACCAGTGTGGGCTATGAGGAGCCGGCCGCCAATGTTGCCGAGTTCTACGGAATCCCACTGGTTGCCCTACACACCATGCCGTGGCGCCCCAATGGTCAGCTCTTTCCTGCCCTGCCGCCGCCGGTGACCCGCACAGCGATGACCGCCTACGACTGGTTGACCTGGCGTGTGACCAAGAGGGCTGAGGATGCGCAACGACGCGAGCTGGGTTTACCGAGGGCGACAAGCCCTTCGCCGCGGCGGATCGGGCAGCGTGGCTCACTGGAAATCCAGGCCTACGACCGTATTTGCTTCCGCGGGCTGGCAGATGAGTGGGCGAAGTACGGCGAGCGAAGGCCTTTCGTGGGGGCACTCACCATGGAATTGACCACTGCGGCCGATGACGAGGTCATGTCCTGGATTGCCGCCGGTCCGCCGCCTATCTGTTTCGCTTCGGGAAGCATTCCGGTGGAATCTCCGGCGGAGACCGTCGAGATGATCGGTTCAGCGTGCGCGGAATTGGGGGAGCGTGCGCTAGTGTGCGCCGGCGCCACTGACTTCAGCGACGTACGTCCACCCGAGCACGTCAAGGTGGTCGGCGTGGTGAACTATGCGGCAGTCTTTCCGGTGAGTCGGGCGATTGTTCACCACGGTGGGTCAGGCACCACGGCCGCGAGCCTGCGCGCCGGAGTGCCTACTTTGATCCTGTGGACCGTCGGTGATCAGCCATTCTGGGGAAATCAGCTCAAGCGCATGAAAGTGGGCGCCTCTCGGCGCTTTTCGACCACTTCCCGGGACACCTTGGTCTCGGACCTGCGGGAGATCCTCAGCCCCGACTATGCGGTTCGGGCTCGGGAGATCGCTCCCCACATGTCCAAGCCGTACGAGAGTGTGGGCAAGGCAGCCGACCTTTTGGAGGAGCGGGCTGCTCGTGTTTAG
- a CDS encoding glycosyltransferase codes for MKFVLASYGTRGDVEPSVVVARELQRRGHDVVMAVPPDLIGFTESAGLETVSYGLDTKTWLDVYRNFWTFFFHTFWKVGEIRTMWRQMWELSDECWAQMNTTLMSAAQDADVLFAGQSYQEPAANVAEYHDIPLVTLHHIPMRPNGQLVTILPSRLGRAAMTAFDWFAWRLNKKVEDTQRRELGLPKASRPSPQRIAERGSLEIQGYDEVCFPGLAEEWKEWDGLRPFVGSLTMALTAEADGDVASWIADGTPPIFFGFGSMPVESPTAALEMIGSACAELGERALIGAGWTDFSDAQLPDHVKVVGAVNYATVFPACRAIVHHGGSGTTAASLRAGVPTLILSMDANQTLWGGQIKKLKVGTTRRFSTTTRESLIADLRQILAPDYVDRARELANGMTKPGESAEAAADAMEQFARSRCSA; via the coding sequence ATGAAGTTTGTGCTGGCGAGCTACGGAACCCGGGGTGATGTCGAGCCCTCTGTTGTCGTGGCTCGTGAGTTACAGCGCAGGGGACACGATGTGGTCATGGCTGTGCCGCCCGACCTGATCGGCTTCACGGAGTCGGCTGGTCTGGAGACCGTTTCCTACGGGTTGGATACGAAGACCTGGCTGGACGTGTATCGCAATTTCTGGACGTTCTTCTTCCACACCTTCTGGAAGGTGGGGGAGATTCGGACGATGTGGCGTCAGATGTGGGAGCTCAGCGACGAATGCTGGGCGCAGATGAACACCACGCTGATGTCCGCGGCCCAGGATGCCGATGTGTTGTTCGCGGGCCAGAGCTACCAGGAGCCCGCTGCGAATGTCGCTGAATACCATGACATTCCATTGGTCACACTTCATCACATCCCGATGCGGCCGAATGGTCAGCTTGTCACCATCCTGCCTTCCCGGTTGGGGCGTGCGGCGATGACAGCGTTCGACTGGTTTGCTTGGCGCCTGAATAAGAAGGTGGAGGACACGCAGCGGCGTGAGCTCGGCCTACCCAAGGCCTCACGGCCGTCGCCTCAGCGGATCGCCGAGCGCGGCTCCCTGGAGATCCAGGGCTATGACGAGGTCTGTTTTCCCGGCCTGGCCGAGGAGTGGAAGGAATGGGATGGCTTGCGGCCGTTTGTCGGCTCGCTGACCATGGCGTTGACCGCCGAGGCCGACGGTGACGTCGCCTCATGGATCGCTGACGGGACGCCGCCAATCTTCTTCGGATTTGGCAGTATGCCGGTCGAATCCCCCACTGCCGCACTCGAGATGATCGGCTCGGCGTGCGCGGAGCTGGGAGAGCGGGCCTTGATAGGCGCGGGATGGACAGACTTCAGCGATGCGCAGCTTCCCGACCACGTGAAGGTCGTGGGAGCAGTCAACTATGCGACGGTCTTTCCGGCCTGCCGGGCGATCGTGCATCACGGGGGGTCCGGCACCACCGCGGCAAGCCTGCGCGCCGGGGTCCCCACGTTGATCTTGTCGATGGATGCCAATCAGACGCTTTGGGGTGGACAGATAAAGAAGCTGAAAGTGGGTACCACGCGGCGTTTTTCGACCACCACGCGAGAATCTCTGATTGCGGATCTGCGCCAGATTCTTGCACCGGACTACGTTGACCGGGCTCGCGAGCTCGCCAACGGAATGACCAAACCGGGTGAGAGCGCGGAGGCCGCCGCTGATGCCATGGAGCAGTTCGCTCGCTCGAGGTGTTCCGCGTGA
- a CDS encoding NAD-dependent epimerase/dehydratase family protein, which yields MLISGGAGFIGSALSNRLVQAGYDVAVMDVLHPQVHARGRDIDLPPSVRLFTGDVTHAPDWDAVLRLFEPSQVVHLAAETGTAQSLSEATRHGSVNVVGTTQLLDALSRAAFVPDQVVLASSRAVYGEGAWQSGAEVFYPRPRSHAQLLAGQWDPKGPTGEPSEPLASCASRTEPRPTNIYAGTKLAQEHLLASWAAAHDTNLSVLRLQNVYGPGQSLTNSYTGIVTLFARLAREKQSLEVYEDGRIVRDFVFIDDVVDALFAAVHTPAVERRTLDIGSGTATTIHELARKVADICAAPEPTVVGKFRDGDVRAASCDVEPAIEQLAWSPKWTLEDGLHALLEWIDKDCPNRF from the coding sequence GTGCTCATCTCTGGTGGAGCGGGATTCATTGGATCCGCGCTATCCAACCGCCTCGTGCAGGCGGGATACGACGTCGCGGTGATGGACGTCCTACATCCTCAGGTGCATGCCAGGGGCCGGGACATCGACCTCCCGCCATCGGTGCGGCTGTTCACGGGCGACGTGACCCATGCCCCCGACTGGGATGCCGTGCTGCGGTTGTTCGAACCCTCGCAAGTTGTCCATTTGGCTGCGGAGACGGGTACCGCGCAGTCGCTTTCGGAAGCGACGCGTCACGGCTCGGTCAATGTGGTGGGTACCACCCAACTCCTTGATGCCCTGAGCCGTGCGGCGTTTGTGCCCGACCAGGTGGTACTCGCATCATCGCGCGCGGTGTACGGCGAAGGTGCCTGGCAGTCCGGTGCGGAAGTCTTCTACCCACGCCCGCGCAGCCATGCCCAGCTACTTGCCGGCCAGTGGGATCCGAAGGGTCCCACCGGTGAGCCTTCGGAACCGCTCGCCAGCTGCGCCAGTAGGACAGAGCCCCGGCCCACCAATATCTATGCGGGTACAAAACTTGCCCAAGAGCATCTGTTGGCTTCCTGGGCGGCCGCCCATGACACCAACCTCAGCGTTCTGCGTCTGCAGAATGTGTATGGGCCCGGTCAGTCACTCACCAACTCGTACACCGGAATCGTCACGCTCTTCGCGCGTCTGGCACGCGAGAAGCAGTCCTTGGAGGTGTACGAGGATGGACGGATAGTTCGCGATTTCGTCTTTATCGACGATGTTGTCGATGCGCTCTTTGCCGCGGTACACACACCCGCAGTCGAGCGACGCACTCTCGACATCGGTTCTGGCACTGCGACAACCATTCATGAGTTGGCTCGTAAGGTTGCGGACATCTGTGCGGCGCCCGAACCCACCGTTGTCGGGAAGTTCCGGGATGGCGATGTGCGCGCCGCGAGCTGTGACGTCGAGCCGGCAATCGAGCAGCTCGCGTGGAGCCCGAAGTGGACGCTCGAGGATGGCCTGCACGCACTTCTGGAATGGATCGACAAGGACTGCCCGAATCGCTTTTGA
- a CDS encoding hemophore-related protein, whose product MNKKSLTKIAAVVGGATLALSAGAGLASADPVTDEMVNSTCTYDQANAALHAENPMAAEYFDASPPNQQFMREFLGAPKDKRISMINQVRGNQGIEYVIPVFQQMVRSCHKY is encoded by the coding sequence ATGAACAAAAAATCATTGACGAAGATTGCGGCGGTGGTAGGCGGTGCCACGCTGGCGTTGAGCGCCGGCGCAGGGCTCGCATCCGCCGACCCCGTTACAGACGAGATGGTGAACAGCACCTGTACGTACGATCAGGCGAATGCGGCACTACATGCGGAGAACCCCATGGCCGCGGAGTACTTCGACGCGTCGCCACCCAACCAGCAGTTCATGCGAGAGTTCCTCGGTGCGCCGAAAGACAAGCGGATCAGCATGATCAACCAGGTGAGGGGCAATCAGGGGATCGAGTACGTTATCCCCGTCTTCCAGCAGATGGTGCGCAGCTGCCACAAGTACTGA
- the rfbA gene encoding glucose-1-phosphate thymidylyltransferase RfbA — protein MRGIILAGGSGTRLHPITTGVSKQLLPVYDKPLVYYPLSTLIMAGVRDILVITTPSDASAFERLLGDGSAFGINLTYAVQPKPEGLAQAFVIGASHIGTDTAMLALGDNVFYGPGLGTSLRRFENISGGAIFAYWVANPSAYGVVEFDASGVPLSLEEKPATPKSHYAVPGLYFYDNDVIEIARSLKKSARGEYEITEVNQTYLDQGRLSVEVLPRGTAWLDTGTFDSLLDASDYVRTIERRQGLKIGVPEEIAWRAGFINDDQLAARAQELLKSGYGSYLLELLQRK, from the coding sequence ATGCGCGGCATCATTCTCGCGGGCGGTTCGGGCACGCGCCTGCATCCGATAACGACGGGTGTCAGCAAGCAGCTGCTACCGGTGTACGACAAACCGCTGGTCTACTACCCGCTCTCCACGCTGATCATGGCCGGGGTCCGCGACATTCTGGTGATCACCACCCCCTCGGACGCCTCGGCATTCGAGCGACTCCTCGGAGACGGCTCGGCATTCGGCATCAACCTGACCTATGCGGTCCAGCCCAAGCCCGAGGGCCTGGCACAGGCGTTCGTGATCGGAGCCTCGCATATCGGCACCGACACCGCGATGCTCGCCCTGGGTGACAACGTCTTCTACGGGCCCGGCTTGGGCACGAGTTTGCGCCGGTTCGAGAACATCAGCGGTGGAGCCATTTTCGCGTACTGGGTGGCCAACCCGTCGGCATACGGTGTGGTGGAGTTCGATGCCTCGGGCGTCCCGTTGTCCCTGGAAGAAAAGCCCGCGACACCGAAATCCCACTATGCGGTGCCCGGTCTGTACTTCTATGACAACGACGTCATCGAGATCGCGCGCTCGCTGAAGAAGTCGGCTCGGGGTGAGTACGAGATCACCGAGGTCAACCAGACCTACCTGGACCAGGGACGTCTTTCGGTCGAAGTGCTCCCGCGTGGAACCGCGTGGCTGGATACGGGCACCTTCGATTCACTGCTGGACGCGAGCGACTACGTGCGCACCATCGAACGCCGACAGGGCCTGAAGATAGGCGTACCGGAAGAAATTGCGTGGCGCGCGGGTTTCATCAATGACGACCAGCTCGCTGCGCGTGCTCAGGAGCTGCTCAAGTCTGGATACGGAAGTTACCTACTTGAGCTCTTGCAGCGGAAATAA
- a CDS encoding TylF/MycF/NovP-related O-methyltransferase — translation MTDYDTRSAYLGLLRQDLTRYGVDELVPVGWNWLHRPFFKFGDYVLVRKRPFDAHKRDLGLDWPADALTMIGMQRLTSLQQCVETVLADDVPGDLVECGVWRGGASILMRGVLAAYGDTTRNVWLCDSFEGVPPPDTAHYKADKGDRLHLAAPILAVTEKNVRANFQRYGLLDDQVRFVPGWFKDTLHDAPIQQIAVLRLDGDLYESTIQALDGLYERLSPGGFCIIDDYHALDSCKQAVTDYRTKHGITAEIKEIDGTGVFWRKE, via the coding sequence GTGACCGATTACGACACTCGATCCGCTTATCTGGGCCTGCTTCGACAGGACCTCACCCGATACGGAGTTGATGAACTTGTGCCAGTGGGTTGGAACTGGCTGCACCGCCCCTTTTTCAAATTTGGCGACTACGTGCTTGTGCGCAAGCGTCCGTTCGACGCGCACAAGCGTGACTTGGGCCTGGATTGGCCGGCGGATGCGCTGACGATGATCGGTATGCAGCGACTCACCAGCCTGCAGCAGTGCGTCGAGACGGTGCTTGCCGATGATGTGCCTGGCGACCTGGTCGAATGCGGTGTGTGGCGCGGTGGTGCGTCCATCCTGATGCGCGGGGTTCTGGCCGCGTATGGGGACACCACGCGGAACGTGTGGCTCTGCGATTCGTTCGAGGGCGTACCTCCGCCGGATACCGCGCATTACAAGGCGGACAAGGGCGACAGGCTGCACCTTGCGGCGCCCATCCTGGCGGTGACCGAAAAGAATGTCAGGGCTAATTTCCAGCGCTATGGATTGTTGGATGACCAGGTTCGATTTGTTCCAGGCTGGTTCAAAGACACGCTGCATGATGCCCCGATTCAACAAATCGCTGTATTGCGGCTTGATGGCGACCTCTATGAATCCACAATCCAGGCGCTCGACGGGCTTTACGAACGTTTGTCTCCCGGAGGCTTTTGCATCATCGACGACTACCACGCGCTCGACTCGTGCAAACAGGCCGTCACCGATTACCGCACGAAGCACGGGATAACCGCCGAGATCAAGGAAATTGACGGAACAGGCGTGTTCTGGCGTAAGGAATGA
- a CDS encoding class I SAM-dependent methyltransferase, protein MLGALGPDLARTVSMRADNSAPAETPIGRIFENTDNVHKLRHYLPIYQRALTGIERMLEIGVDRGGSLQMWREHLPQATIVGLDISPKSAQHDDPGRGIHVRIGDQTDPHFLGTVVEEFGPFDAVLDDGGHTPKQMIGSFRYLFPRLRPGGVYIVEDVCANYWTIYRDQRQSFIDFTKWLMDAMHAHYLEMSSVYQIMEDHPKRIETVEVPFATTIIDRIEVFDSVVVIHRAEESKRLPRAVFR, encoded by the coding sequence ATGCTCGGTGCGCTGGGGCCGGACCTGGCCAGGACGGTCTCGATGCGGGCCGACAACTCGGCACCGGCGGAAACCCCCATCGGGAGGATCTTCGAGAACACCGACAACGTCCACAAGCTGCGTCATTACCTGCCCATCTACCAGCGTGCGCTCACGGGGATCGAGCGAATGCTCGAGATCGGGGTGGATCGGGGCGGATCCCTACAGATGTGGCGGGAACACCTGCCTCAGGCCACCATTGTGGGTCTGGACATCAGCCCCAAGTCCGCGCAGCACGACGACCCGGGGCGCGGTATCCACGTGCGGATCGGTGACCAGACCGATCCGCACTTTCTCGGTACGGTGGTCGAGGAGTTCGGCCCGTTCGACGCCGTCCTCGATGATGGTGGTCACACCCCGAAACAGATGATCGGGTCGTTCAGGTATCTATTTCCGCGTCTGCGGCCCGGCGGGGTCTACATCGTGGAGGACGTCTGCGCGAACTACTGGACGATCTATCGTGACCAGCGCCAATCGTTCATCGATTTCACCAAATGGCTGATGGACGCTATGCACGCTCATTATTTGGAGATGAGCTCGGTCTACCAGATCATGGAGGACCATCCCAAGCGGATTGAGACAGTCGAGGTGCCGTTCGCGACCACCATCATCGACCGGATCGAGGTGTTCGACTCCGTAGTCGTGATTCATCGCGCAGAAGAGTCGAAGCGGCTACCCCGTGCCGTGTTCCGATGA